From the Argentina anserina chromosome 3, drPotAnse1.1, whole genome shotgun sequence genome, the window TCTGCGAATTCTCAATTCCATTGTGAGGTTCTGTCTAATCGATACTTGTATGTTTTACCAAGATATTGCGTCTTCCTGATGATCGGCATCTTCCTTTTCTGCGTAATGTGAGCCAATTGAAGCTGGCTATTTGTGGTCATTGTTGCTGGAAATTGCTAGCTGTTTTTCTGGACAGTGCACATAGCCTTGAAGATCTTGTCTTGGAATATGTAAGTTCTGTTTCCACTAACTGCAACTTAATACTAACACACATCTTCTAAAAGTTGGTTATTTTTTCATGAGCAGAGAGCTCAATGTCATGCAAAAGTTGCAGAGACTCAATGGATACCACCAAGGGATGTGCCTGTTTgtttttcatcaaatctaaaGACTATCTCCTTCAAGGGATTCAAGGGATTGCCTGCTGAGATTGAAATAATAAGGTACCTGTTGCAGAATGGTCAGCTATTGGAGAAGATGACAGTTTCCCCACATATTCGTCTCTCTTATCTGAATCAGGAGGAGTTATATGCACAGTTTATGACGTTCCCCAGGGCAACAGCATGCTACTTTGAGTTTATGCAGATGCAAGTATAGGTTTAACAAGAATCTCAGTTTATTCCCTGTATTTAGAAGCAGGGCAGCATGCGTAATCAAAGCTGAAGAATTGTTCATAAAGATCTGTTGTGCTGAAGCCTAAACTTGGAAATATTTTTGGTACTCTTTCAAAATGCAGAAATACCTTGGTTTGAAACTACTCATGGTTGTCTCTTGGTGTCTTATATGACCTTTTGCCTTCTACCCTGTTTCTCCCTACCTTGGCAATACAATGACCCTCATAAATCTGCATCTTAGGTTAGTCTGTCATATTTGTAAGGCCTTTCTGTTTCAGGGAATCCAATAGAAGATTTCTGGAGGAGTATGGATGCTTTGGTTTGCAAACTTTACATACAGGTGATTGTGTTCACTTATGCACATAAAAATAAGATTGAAGCACATGATCtggaatttgaaaaaaaaataaaaaataaaaaggaaattatAATGCTCATGTTCTTGATGAGTTGGGTAGAAATTTCTACATTTTCTACACTTCctgttttctctttctttcttttctgctCCTGTGTCCAAACAACAAACAGAGCAACTAAATATTATATGAGCTCAATCGGTTTTATGAGGAACTTCCGGAATTTACCTTGCACAGAAGGCTCAAGTTATCACTCATATACATAAATAGCAGGCAAATGAGTAAGACCCGAACATGGAGCTCTCCTTTATACAACTAGCTGCAGTCGTCTGACCCGTCTCCTGTGGTTAGACACCGTCAACAAGTCGCATTTGCTCCCTAGCCTCACTCTACTATATAACGTGCTTCTAATGCAACCATCTCGCTACACTTCACCTTCCATGCATTAATTTGATGCATTTAGTGAAAATTATACTACCCAGTCTACACTACTACACTATTACACATTTACACTTTATAATGTTTTGTAAGTTTGTATCCACTGGTTGAAatagaaaattaattacatctTAGCAATAAAAATACCACAATGCTTACAGAGTTAAATTGTAAACACAGATATCATTATGAGATAGCAGTCACCAAGGTTAAACGAAATAACCAGCAATTACAAGATAGGGCTTACTGAGGAGTactaaaacaaaatttgaatGCAGACATACATTTAGACAATTAGTGAAGCCAAAGTAGACTCTCTTTATATACTGTGACGTGACAAGTTAGACTCTTCTTAAATATAGTGATTATAGTCTGAAACTCCTTTTCCTGGCCATGATCACCACTCCTAACCAACCATGATTCTCTTTTTCCGTTGGACTCGTACATATATCTTAACAGTAATGAACTACTTTCTGTTGCCAAGATTGGCGTCAATGTACAAATTACACCCCTAGGCAGATCTAGAGCTGGAGCTTTTATAGTAAAGAGCTTAGCCCACGAGTCAGCCACGCCATATTCTCTCATGATCCACAGATAAATATAGCCATTGTCTCGACAATCATAAACACACAAGCATCCTCTAAACGAACGAGGGTTCGTTGGCTCAAAAAGACGAGGAGGCAGAGGCATAGTTCGGAACTCTTCACTTGCCAAATCGAAAAcaactattttattttctctactACTCTCCTTGTACCAATGAAGTGCCTCCTCGAAGTTATTGAGATTGGAAGGGACTTGGATTGTTTTCCAAGTGTTAGCTCTCCATGAGAATATCGGCCTGTTGATCAGCAAACTCGTTAAAAAATTTTATAATAACTTTGTAGTCGTCGTCGGTGGATAAGTATCCGAAACCAAAATAGTTTATTGACAGAGGGTTTGAAGAATCGGGTAGTTTTCTGTAGAATCCAGTGGAAGGGTTCCAGATGTACAGGTCCTTCCGTGGTTCATAGCATGCTCTATTATTATAGGATGAAGCGAATACCAAACCATTGCAGGAGGAGAGTAAGGTGACGTCGTGGTAAGGTTGCTTGAATGGGCAGCTCAGCTTAATAACGAGAGAGTCTAATGGCGTCTCGGAGTATAGGGACTCATATTCTGATTCAGAGGCGGTGGAGACGAGGAGCCTTAAGCTTGTTCGACTCTGCTGATGATCGAACTGGGATTTCGCGAATTGGTGGTCGAACAATATGATGGAACGCCACCACTTTGAAACACAGGTGAAGCGGATTAAGGATTTGATCGGCAACTGCTCCACGATTTTAACTATCACGTCTTCGGGTATGTGCTCCGCCATCTTCActagatttttgtttttgttgaggTTTCCAAATTAGGGTTTTACTCAGCGTCAGTACTATGGAAcgatgaaagaaaaagaaaaaacaaactaTACATAAAAAGAGTCTTTTGATCGTTTTATAGAATCCTCTATTTACATTAGGAACCATACCTCtacttgtaatagtaaacCAATTCCTAATCAAACTTGATGTACGTTCCTACTCCTGAACGGAATAGAACACACGTAGTATTTGATTGGTTCGCTTTTCTGGACGGAAAAGTCCACAAAAATCACATTATATTCTTTTGTAATAGTGGaactttatttttgttttgttttgtactCATACATTTAGTGACGACATATATGGGATCCAATGATCTGAATAATAGTATGATACATGTGAGTGGATGGTAGTAGGTGAATGAAGAATTAGTGGAGGAAACAATATGTAGTGGAGTGATTAGTTGAGAGATTAGTATATAGTGTaaattagcctatatatatcattgaatCTGTATATGCAAATcaattcaaagaaaacaatCGGTATTTTaccacttggtatcagagcctcctGCTCTgttctttctccttttttcCGGCAGGTCGATCTCCGACGCCTCTCCGCTGCTTCTGCTTGGCCGCTCCGCACTTGGGCTCGCCGCTCGACGTCGCCATCGACCTTCCTCGGAGCTCATCGACCCGCTGCTTCACTGCTCCTCATCTCTGCCGCTGCTCCTCATCTCCGAATCGACCCGCTGCTTCACTGCTCCTCATCTCTGTCGCTGCTCCTCATCTCCGAGACGCCCTCCTCCGGTGGTCCCTCTCTTCCCTCTCctcggctctctctctctcgctccaTCGACGAGACCCTTTTCCCGCCGCTGTCcctttctcttcctctctttccCGAAATTTTTCTTCAGAAACCCTAACATTTATCTctcaacccgacccgacccggcccgctcTCGACCCGACCCAGTtcacccgacccgacccggtccacccTATTTTTGTCAATGCATATTCACCGTCAGGGCACGTACACCGGTGACAGattgttctcatttttgtgttgtttttgctGTCTAACTACATTGCttctttttcaatgggttATGGACATGAAACTGAGGGTTCTACGCTTCCTGAAGTTCCGACcttcgaagtatctgtcaaaaaTTCTGACAGTGGTTCCTTTGGGGGCACCAAACTCAACGGAACCAATTTtcgtaaatggaaacgactcatggctgctcatcttcgaggcatgcacaagatgagaCATGTCACTGGCGTCACTAAAGCTCCTAGTCTtgaggatattgttgcctacaacaaatgggacgacgacgatggtcttgtcatgtccatcttatggaaagctatgaatgatgagatagttgatctcgtggaggcatgtgctactgcgcaggcaatatgggagacactgactgacttatatactaatgactctgatttcatacaggttcataaGTTAATGTGCACATCTTTGGCCATACAccaagatgggcaaccggtggcgcattATTTCACCAagctaaaaaatatttgggctgagattgatgtgaaacgtccttgcatgataaaaaatcaagaggatattgtttggtaccataaggagaaggagcttgaacgagttcaccatttcctgaaaggtcttgatgccaaGCATACTAGTGCGAAAGGCGAAttgctccgaatgaccgaaccacctagtctactcaccgctttcacctatattcgaaaggatgagtctcagcaggagagtatTCTTCCGGCACCGGCTGtcatttccagccttactattcATGCTCGCTCTCCGG encodes:
- the LOC126787349 gene encoding F-box protein At3g07870-like encodes the protein MAEHIPEDVIVKIVEQLPIKSLIRFTCVSKWWRSIILFDHQFAKSQFDHQQSRTSLRLLVSTASESEYESLYSETPLDSLVIKLSCPFKQPYHDVTLLSSCNGLVFASSYNNRACYEPRKDLPIFSWRANTWKTIQVPSNLNNFEEALHWYKESSRENKIVVFDLASEEFRTMPLPPRLFEPTNPRSFRGCLCVYDCRDNGYIYLWIMREYGVADSWAKLFTIKAPALDLPRGVICTLTPILATESSSLLLRYMYESNGKRESWLVRSGDHGQEKEFQTIITIFKKSLTCHVTVYKESLLWLH